The DNA sequence ACCAGGTCGAAACCGCCCTCGTTCATCAGCGCCACCATTTCGTCCGAGGTGGCGGCAGTCTTGACGTTGACCTTGCAGCTCGTGCTCTTCTCGAATTCGGTGACCCAGTCATAATTGGGGTCGGTGTCGCCCCGCTCGATGTAGCCGGCCCAGGCGATGATATCGACCTGGCCTTCACCTTCGCCGATTTTCTGGAGCGGGCCGCCTTTTTCGGCTGCCGGCGCCACCGGCGATCCGGCTGTGCAGGCCGATGCCAGGATGGCCAGGATCATCAAGGCAGCAAACAGCTTGGGTTTCATGGTACTTCTCCTCCGTTGAGATATGGGAACGTGTAAAGAGACGATCGAATTGCCGGGGGTCATGGCAGACGGGCCAGGCCACCCATGTGGATGTCCAAAACAATGCCGGGAGACACTTCCTGAGAGTCGACGCCGACATTTTCCGACAGTTCAATGTAAAGGGAGTCAGTCTCGGGGTAGTAATTGAATTTCATGGCTAGTTTACCGGCTGACTTCCTGCAACGCCTGGGCGAAGATGGCCAGCGCCTGGCCGATCTGCGCTTCCGAGACGACGAGGGGCGGGATCCAGCGGATGGTGCTGTCCCAGGGGCCGCAGGTGAGGAGGATGAGGCCGCGGTCGAGACAGGCATGGGCCACGGCTTTGGCCGTAGTCTTGTCGGGCTGGCGGTCGGGGGTGCGGAATTCGACGCCCACCATCAGCCCCAGGCCGCGCACATCGCCGATGACCGGATATTCCTCTTGCAGATGCCGCAGCCCGGCCATGAGTTGGCCCCCGCGCTGCTGTGCGTTCTCCAGCAGGTTTTCGTCGCGGATGGCGCGGATGGTGGCGACGGCGGCGGCGGCGGCGACGGCATTGCCGCCGTAGGTGCCGCCGTGCGTGCCCGTGGGCCATTTCTTCATCAAATCGAGCGAGGAAATGACGCCAGAGAGGGGCAGGCCCGAGGCCAGG is a window from the Caldilineales bacterium genome containing:
- a CDS encoding DUF2283 domain-containing protein is translated as MKFNYYPETDSLYIELSENVGVDSQEVSPGIVLDIHMGGLARLP